The sequence TTGGTGAGACCATATCTCGCTTTAAATAAATAGCGTAAGTAGCACTCAGTTCTTCATATGGACTAAAAATATGATCTGGCATGACTTGAACCAATGACCCTTTCGCCAATTCATCCTTAACAGCCCACAGTGGGATTAGCGTCAGACCTGTATGATTCAATACCAGCTGCTTCTGACCATTCACGGAGTTCACTGAAACCTGACTATTAATCATCAACTTTTTACTATCTTCTGCTATCAAAAACCACTCTTTCCAACCGTTATAACCATATCGGATACATTGGTGATCAGCTAGATCGTCAATGCTACAAGGCGTGCCATTATTTTTTAAATATTGGGGGCTTGCACACAGTAGAAAATCATTAAATACCAAGCGTCTGGCAATCATGGTCGAATCAGATAAGCGTCCACTTCGAATAGCCACGTCAATATTTTCTTCTATAAGATCCACAACCCGTTCTGTTAACTCAATTTTTATATCAATATCTGGATATAACGACATAAATTTCGGTATTAACGGTAATACCATGCTTTCACCAAAACCAACTGTCATGCTGATTTTCAGCTTACCCTGTGGCATTATTTGCAGGTCATTAACGGCTCTTTTGGCATTATCAAACTCTGACACAATTCGCTGAGAGTATTCGTAATATTTGTGCCCCGCTTCAGTCAAACTGGTGTTTCTGGTCGTTTTATTGAGCAGACGTACGCCCAACTCCTTTTCAAGCACTGCTAACTGCCGTGAAATGGAAGACGGCTGTACATCAAAGATGCGGCTGGCTTCTGAAATACTACCGGTTTCGACAACACTATTGAAATATGCCAATCGATTTATTGAGCTCATTGCCACTCCTTTATTAAGTTGATAGGTATTCCATTTAACTGTAACCATGGCTTGCTCAAAAAGCAAAAGTAATTTGTTTACTGGGTAATGGTTTGCTGGATTAGCAACGTCTAAACTTATTGTCCTGAAACAAACCATAAGACATTCACACCAGTAAAGGGTAATAACATGAAAGCGATGATCATTAAAGAAATCGGTACAACTGCAGTTTTTCAATTGGCAGAAAAACCAAAACCAACGGCAACACTAGGTCATATGGTTGTGGAAGTGAAAGCCACTAGTGTGAACCCTATTGATACCATGCTGCGCTCAGTCGAGCTGCCTTGGTCGGAGAATTTGCCAGAGATACTACACGGTGATGTAGCTGGTATTGTGAGCGAGATAGGTGCCGACATCACTGAATTTAGTGTTGGTGACGAAGTTTATGGTATGGCTGGTGGCCTCAACGGTATTGATGGTGCACTTGCTGAATTCATGTTAGTTGATGTGCGTTTAATGGCTAAAAAACCTAAAACACTCAGCATGAAGCAAGCCGCAGCCCTGCCGTTGGTCGCACTCACTTCTTATGAGGCACTCGTACAAAAAATGAATGTCAAAGAAGGCGATAATGTCTTGATTCATGGTGCAACAGGGGGCGTTGGTCATATTGCCGTTCAGCTAGCAAAAGTACTTGGCGCGACAGTCACCGCTACCTACTCTCCTGCTAATAGTGCACTAGCACAAACACTAGGCGCGGATCATCTAGTGGATTATACAACAGCGGAGGTTGATGACTATGTGGCGACGTATACTAACGGCGTGGGTTTTGACAAAGTTTTCGATACGGTGGCTGGTGATAATATTCAAAAATCGTTTCAAGCCGTTAGATTCAATGGCCATGTCGCCACTATTTTACCCATTGCTGATCCATTGCAAATTGCTCTCAAAGCCTTATCCTTTCACGGTGTTTTGGTGCTCATTCCATTATTTCATGGCATCAACCATGAATCGCACGGTCGTATCCTGACAATGATTGCAGAGCTGGTTGATAGTGGCAAAATCATGCCTATCATAGATGATAGTAACTACTCTATTTGGGAGGTAGCGCGCGCGCATGACCATCTTGAATCAGGTAAAGCAGTGGGTAAGATCACGCTCACTGTATAGTAGTATTTGGACGTGTCCTCATTTTAAAAATGGTGATAAAAATGAGATAAATCGCAGCCAGACTGTATTAAATAGCTGTGTTAAAAATGAGATGTTCACAGATAGTAATGACTCTCTAAAATAACACAGCTCGCTCGTAGAAACTCTTATCACGGTAGGGTCATTACTTTATTTAGAAGTTTCTAACACTTTAGGAAGTATACCAACAGGTACTCCGAATACTTTACTCCAGACTCACTGTAATTTTTTATAGAGAGCTAACTACAGTAAGAATTAATTTTCGTAAAAGGCTTTCAGCAGCTTCATAACTTAACCCCTCCATCATTACTGCATCTGAAATAGCATCGATTGTACCGTGGATAGCGTATAACACCCCCTTGTTTTCTTGGAAAGACCCTGTTAAATGAGGCTGTAAAATC is a genomic window of Psychrobacter cibarius containing:
- a CDS encoding zinc-dependent alcohol dehydrogenase family protein, encoding MKAMIIKEIGTTAVFQLAEKPKPTATLGHMVVEVKATSVNPIDTMLRSVELPWSENLPEILHGDVAGIVSEIGADITEFSVGDEVYGMAGGLNGIDGALAEFMLVDVRLMAKKPKTLSMKQAAALPLVALTSYEALVQKMNVKEGDNVLIHGATGGVGHIAVQLAKVLGATVTATYSPANSALAQTLGADHLVDYTTAEVDDYVATYTNGVGFDKVFDTVAGDNIQKSFQAVRFNGHVATILPIADPLQIALKALSFHGVLVLIPLFHGINHESHGRILTMIAELVDSGKIMPIIDDSNYSIWEVARAHDHLESGKAVGKITLTV
- a CDS encoding LysR substrate-binding domain-containing protein, giving the protein MSSINRLAYFNSVVETGSISEASRIFDVQPSSISRQLAVLEKELGVRLLNKTTRNTSLTEAGHKYYEYSQRIVSEFDNAKRAVNDLQIMPQGKLKISMTVGFGESMVLPLIPKFMSLYPDIDIKIELTERVVDLIEENIDVAIRSGRLSDSTMIARRLVFNDFLLCASPQYLKNNGTPCSIDDLADHQCIRYGYNGWKEWFLIAEDSKKLMINSQVSVNSVNGQKQLVLNHTGLTLIPLWAVKDELAKGSLVQVMPDHIFSPYEELSATYAIYLKRDMVSPKTRVFLDFLVEQMIVI